The Frankiales bacterium genome contains a region encoding:
- a CDS encoding malate dehydrogenase, producing MAASPVTVTVTGAAGQIGYALLFRIASGQLLGPDVPVRLRLLEITPALKAAEGTAMELDDGAFPLLAGIDITDDARAAFDGVNVALLVGARPRTAGMERGDLLEANGGIFKPQGEAINAGAASDVRVLVVGNPANTNALIASSHAPDVPAGRFTAMTRLDHNRAKTQLAKKAGVTVNDVTRMTIWGNHSATQYPDIFHAQIGGRSAAEVVDDQAWLENDFIPTVAKRGAAIIEARGASSAASAANAAIDHVFSWVNGTPVGDWVSAAVPSDGSYGVPEGLISSFPVTSTGGEWQIVQGLDIDEFSRARIDASVHELEEEREAVRSLGLV from the coding sequence ATGGCCGCTTCGCCCGTCACCGTGACCGTCACCGGTGCCGCCGGACAGATCGGCTACGCGCTGCTGTTCCGCATCGCGTCCGGCCAGCTGCTCGGCCCCGACGTGCCGGTCCGGCTGCGGCTGCTCGAGATCACCCCGGCGCTCAAGGCGGCCGAGGGAACCGCGATGGAGCTCGACGACGGCGCCTTCCCGCTGCTCGCGGGCATCGACATCACCGACGACGCGCGGGCGGCCTTCGACGGCGTCAACGTCGCGCTGCTGGTCGGCGCCCGGCCCCGCACCGCGGGCATGGAGCGCGGCGACCTGCTCGAGGCCAACGGCGGCATCTTCAAGCCGCAGGGCGAGGCGATCAACGCCGGTGCCGCCTCCGACGTGCGCGTGCTCGTCGTGGGCAACCCGGCCAACACCAACGCCCTCATCGCGTCCTCGCACGCGCCGGACGTGCCGGCCGGCCGGTTCACCGCGATGACCCGGCTCGACCACAACCGGGCCAAGACCCAGCTGGCGAAGAAGGCGGGCGTCACGGTCAACGACGTCACCCGGATGACGATCTGGGGCAACCACTCCGCCACGCAGTACCCCGACATCTTCCACGCGCAGATCGGCGGGCGCAGCGCGGCCGAGGTCGTCGACGACCAGGCCTGGCTCGAGAACGACTTCATCCCCACCGTCGCCAAGCGCGGTGCCGCGATCATCGAGGCCCGCGGCGCGTCGTCGGCCGCCTCGGCGGCCAACGCCGCCATCGACCACGTGTTCTCGTGGGTGAACGGCACGCCCGTGGGCGACTGGGTGTCGGCGGCGGTCCCGTCCGACGGCTCCTACGGCGTCCCGGAGGGGCTGATCTCCTCGTTCCCGGTCACCTCGACCGGCGGGGAGTGGCAGATCGTCCAGGGCCTCGACATCGACGAGTTCTCCCGCGCCCGCATCGACGCCTCGGTCCACGAGCTCGAGGAGGAGCGCGAGGCCGTCCGCTCCCTCGGGCTGGTCTGA
- a CDS encoding NADP-dependent isocitrate dehydrogenase (Converts isocitrate to alpha ketoglutarate) has product MAKIKVVNPIVELDGDEMTRIIWQFIKDKLILPYLDVDLRYFDLSIQHRDETDDQVTVDAANAIKEHGVGVKCATITPDEARVEEFGLKKMWKSPNGTIRNILGGVIFREPIV; this is encoded by the coding sequence GTGGCGAAGATCAAGGTCGTCAACCCGATCGTCGAGCTCGACGGCGACGAGATGACGCGGATCATCTGGCAGTTCATCAAGGACAAGCTGATCCTCCCGTACCTCGACGTCGACCTGAGGTACTTCGACCTGTCCATCCAGCACCGCGACGAGACCGACGACCAGGTGACCGTCGACGCCGCGAACGCCATCAAGGAGCACGGCGTCGGCGTCAAGTGCGCGACCATCACGCCGGACGAGGCGCGGGTCGAGGAGTTCGGCCTGAAGAAGATGTGGAAGTCGCCGAACGGCACGATCCGCAACATCCTCGGCGGCGTCATCTTCCGCGAGCCGATCGTGAT